One window of Dyadobacter sandarakinus genomic DNA carries:
- a CDS encoding carbohydrate kinase family protein, with the protein MMPNPKLLVAGELNVDLILNKIQAFPQMGKEMIAEEMEICLGSSSAIMAANSAALGVDTTFCGVIGEDYFGEFILRELEKKAVSCQHITRLAGRKTGCTLVMSYDQDRANVTYPGTMDALTIRDIPIESPTVYQHLHVSSLFLQKGIHRDIAQIFMHAKAAGMTTSLDMQWDPTEQWAFDYAACLPYVDVFMPNEAELLALTKAGSLAAAMEKVRPYLNTLALKMGKNGSMGICGGQELTVPAFEVPHFVDAIGAGDSFNAGFIQKYMSGAPLEECLRAGNLMGAISTTGAGGTGAFADRQKISETIKDFWGIELSLT; encoded by the coding sequence ATGATGCCAAATCCTAAACTACTGGTGGCCGGCGAACTCAACGTCGACCTGATCCTGAATAAAATCCAGGCATTCCCGCAAATGGGCAAGGAAATGATCGCGGAGGAAATGGAGATCTGTCTTGGCAGCTCCTCGGCGATCATGGCTGCAAACAGTGCCGCGCTGGGGGTGGATACTACATTCTGCGGCGTGATCGGCGAGGATTATTTCGGGGAGTTCATTTTGCGCGAGCTGGAAAAAAAGGCGGTCAGCTGCCAGCATATCACCAGACTTGCCGGCCGGAAAACGGGCTGCACACTGGTGATGAGCTACGACCAGGACCGTGCCAATGTAACGTATCCGGGTACCATGGATGCATTGACCATCAGGGATATACCTATTGAAAGTCCGACAGTTTACCAGCATTTGCATGTATCGAGCCTGTTTTTGCAAAAAGGCATTCACAGGGATATCGCGCAAATTTTCATGCATGCCAAAGCAGCCGGAATGACTACGTCCCTGGATATGCAGTGGGACCCTACCGAGCAGTGGGCGTTCGACTATGCAGCCTGCCTGCCTTATGTGGATGTTTTTATGCCTAATGAAGCTGAATTACTGGCACTTACCAAAGCAGGCTCACTAGCCGCAGCGATGGAGAAAGTGCGGCCTTACCTGAATACCCTGGCGCTTAAAATGGGTAAAAACGGCAGTATGGGCATTTGCGGTGGGCAGGAGTTGACCGTACCCGCATTTGAGGTGCCGCATTTTGTGGACGCCATCGGGGCCGGGGACTCTTTCAATGCAGGTTTTATCCAAAAATACATGTCCGGCGCGCCCCTGGAAGAATGCCTCAGGGCAGGGAATCTGATGGGCGCAATCAGTACGACCGGGGCAGGCGGTACCGGCGCATTTGCAGACAGACAAAAAATCAGCGAAACAATCAAAGACTTCTGGGGAATAGAACTAAGCCTGACATGA
- a CDS encoding DMT family transporter: protein MSSKTNSWLIYVIIHVLFIGVWGAVIEIPEKNGFPATLGYVVWALTMVPASLAALKIKGWKLDFNRKAMIWGGMAGLLGAGGQLVLFFTLRIAPAYLVFPLLSLTPVVTILLAVLLLHEKTGKMGWIGVGLALVSIFMLSYQPAGATQVSGYTWMLLVAIPLFAWGAQGYIMRFANEIMSAESLYFYMMAMSVMLIPFALYITDFNQPIEWSFKGPYLSAIVQSLNAFGALCLVYAFRYGKAIIIAPITTALSPVLTVALSLALYKTIPHPVIIAGIALAIVSALLMGFEEVRDANEI, encoded by the coding sequence ATGAGCAGTAAGACAAACAGTTGGCTGATTTATGTGATTATTCATGTTCTGTTCATCGGAGTATGGGGGGCCGTGATTGAAATACCCGAAAAAAATGGTTTTCCTGCAACCCTCGGCTATGTCGTCTGGGCACTGACCATGGTTCCCGCGTCCCTGGCGGCTTTGAAAATAAAGGGCTGGAAGCTCGATTTTAACAGAAAAGCGATGATCTGGGGTGGCATGGCAGGACTTCTCGGCGCAGGTGGCCAGCTCGTGCTTTTCTTTACGCTGCGCATTGCACCGGCGTATTTGGTTTTCCCGTTACTTTCGCTCACTCCGGTTGTCACCATTTTGCTGGCAGTGTTACTGCTGCATGAAAAAACGGGCAAAATGGGCTGGATCGGGGTTGGATTGGCATTGGTGTCTATTTTCATGCTTTCCTACCAGCCCGCGGGAGCTACGCAGGTGAGCGGCTATACGTGGATGCTGCTTGTGGCCATTCCGCTCTTTGCCTGGGGTGCACAGGGGTATATCATGCGTTTTGCCAATGAAATTATGTCTGCCGAAAGCCTGTATTTTTATATGATGGCCATGTCGGTGATGCTGATTCCATTTGCGCTCTATATCACAGACTTCAATCAGCCGATTGAATGGAGCTTTAAAGGTCCGTACCTATCGGCGATCGTCCAGTCGCTGAATGCTTTTGGTGCGCTCTGCCTGGTATATGCATTTCGGTATGGAAAGGCAATCATTATCGCGCCTATTACGACTGCCCTTTCGCCGGTTCTTACGGTAGCATTGTCCCTGGCTTTGTACAAGACCATTCCTCATCCAGTCATTATTGCCGGCATTGCGCTGGCGATCGTTTCAGCCTTATTAATGGGCTTTGAAGAAGTTCGTGATGCAAATGAAATTTAA
- a CDS encoding S9 family peptidase: protein MISMEEKAAPQGLTIDDLTRIKKVGAPLLSPANDFLVYQRSVADADENDWQDLIVLLSLDARAETVLGKGTAHAWSPDGKELLYETENGALHIYTVQNIESRFLAQRHASSRFINHLAADNCIWSPDGTHIAYAGAAIGTAEPENQAIRVIDDLLYKTKGGRGRDTYAGSEQLHIYLIPVTGGTPWLLTSGIYSEHSLTWSPDSRHIAFISNRTEQPDDIQQSEVWKVDIETKTVIQLTDQKGLTYQPAWSPDGKHIALLATSGPIGTNDSPAEDTHIALIDPCGGAFRYLTKSLNRRIEHIRWHPSGRYIYFIAGDRGDTLIYRVDIETSIIETIQEGTGCISEFCLDAEGENLVFVKSQSNRPAEIFHTKNQHAAIEQITQENTAWLATKTLQPAGTFWFDSFDGTRVQGWLVPPVGQEQTKKYPLILVIHGGPHNMFGQDFDERMHLLSAAGYAVVYINPRGSHGYGQKFTNGTLTNWGGGDFQDLMAGVDFVLDQHAWLDAARLGVTGQSYGGYMTNWIVTQTSRFKAAVADGGLSNLVSFAGTSLYYSLMESEFGGRAFDRFDLLWQWSPLRNVSQVTTPILLLHGETDNEVPFSQAEEMYVALKKAGVKTKLVQYKGEGHGWRPDLKPRNKADLNTRMIAWFDTYVTTTSNEQ from the coding sequence ATGATTTCGATGGAAGAGAAGGCTGCTCCGCAAGGCCTGACGATAGATGATTTGACCAGGATCAAAAAAGTAGGTGCTCCGCTCCTGTCGCCGGCAAACGACTTTCTCGTATATCAACGATCGGTAGCCGATGCAGACGAAAACGACTGGCAGGACCTGATCGTTCTTTTATCACTCGATGCCCGCGCTGAAACGGTTTTAGGCAAAGGTACTGCGCACGCCTGGTCACCGGATGGAAAGGAGCTTTTATACGAAACAGAAAACGGAGCGCTGCACATTTATACCGTACAAAATATCGAAAGCAGGTTCCTAGCACAGCGGCATGCATCGTCCAGGTTTATCAATCACCTGGCTGCTGACAACTGTATCTGGTCGCCCGATGGAACGCATATCGCCTATGCAGGCGCAGCCATCGGGACGGCTGAACCTGAGAACCAGGCGATTCGCGTGATCGACGATTTGCTGTACAAAACGAAAGGCGGCCGCGGCAGGGATACCTATGCCGGTTCTGAGCAGTTGCACATTTACCTGATTCCGGTCACTGGCGGTACGCCCTGGCTTCTTACCTCAGGCATTTACAGCGAGCATTCTCTCACCTGGTCACCCGACAGCCGGCACATTGCATTCATCAGCAACAGAACGGAACAACCGGACGATATACAGCAGAGCGAAGTCTGGAAAGTTGATATTGAGACAAAGACCGTCATCCAGCTTACTGACCAAAAGGGCTTGACCTACCAGCCAGCCTGGTCGCCGGATGGAAAGCATATTGCATTGCTCGCAACATCCGGACCCATCGGCACCAACGACAGTCCGGCTGAGGATACGCACATTGCCCTTATTGACCCCTGCGGTGGTGCATTCAGGTATTTAACCAAAAGCCTGAATCGCAGGATCGAGCACATCCGCTGGCATCCTTCGGGCAGGTACATCTACTTTATCGCAGGTGATCGTGGCGATACTTTGATTTACAGGGTAGACATCGAAACGAGCATTATTGAAACCATTCAGGAAGGTACAGGCTGCATTTCCGAATTTTGTCTTGATGCTGAAGGTGAAAATCTGGTATTTGTAAAATCGCAGTCCAATCGTCCCGCTGAGATCTTTCATACTAAAAATCAGCATGCAGCCATTGAACAGATCACACAGGAAAACACCGCCTGGCTGGCAACAAAGACCCTGCAACCCGCCGGCACGTTCTGGTTTGACAGCTTTGACGGTACGCGCGTGCAAGGCTGGCTTGTGCCGCCGGTTGGTCAGGAGCAAACCAAAAAATACCCACTGATCCTGGTCATTCACGGCGGGCCGCATAACATGTTCGGCCAGGATTTTGACGAGCGCATGCATTTGCTTTCTGCCGCAGGTTATGCGGTGGTTTACATCAATCCGCGGGGAAGCCACGGTTATGGGCAAAAATTTACAAACGGTACGCTGACAAACTGGGGCGGCGGTGATTTTCAGGATTTAATGGCCGGGGTCGACTTTGTTCTGGACCAGCATGCATGGCTGGATGCAGCAAGACTGGGTGTTACAGGCCAGAGTTACGGTGGCTACATGACCAACTGGATCGTCACCCAAACATCCCGGTTCAAAGCTGCGGTTGCAGATGGCGGCCTGAGCAACCTGGTTAGTTTTGCGGGCACTTCCCTGTACTATTCTTTAATGGAGTCCGAGTTTGGCGGCCGGGCGTTCGACCGGTTTGATCTGCTTTGGCAATGGTCGCCGCTGCGGAATGTAAGCCAGGTAACCACGCCCATCTTGCTCCTGCACGGCGAAACCGACAATGAAGTACCTTTTTCGCAGGCCGAAGAAATGTACGTCGCCCTCAAAAAAGCAGGCGTAAAAACAAAGCTTGTCCAATACAAAGGCGAAGGTCACGGCTGGCGGCCGGACCTGAAACCCCGTAACAAAGCCGATTTAAATACGCGCATGATCGCGTGGTTTGACACCTATGTAACAACAACCAGTAATGAGCAGTAA
- a CDS encoding glycoside hydrolase domain-containing protein: protein MTRFAKLILCFLALTAFTSANISFAADPWLLRALPSSVRLDPVNNEIIEHRFKGVPANALGNGNLLDKNWIYDGKQVALHGARGEYVSFQLVLTNTSDAELTGIQLEMTPFKNGNSELNIKPELFLEWSVNVLSTSTGYPRSTLGKGWYPDALIPFKFLQTDSAKVHGRWVYPFNLPDFNNRITNQKSQIVWVDQFIPLDVQKAKPGTYQSVITARIGNEKKQIPVSLTIWDFQLPNENAFKASLQHEGFLSRMDEKQELAVYQLFKRNRISLMDPTYDPEIQVKSGKVEIRWDQFDKRLKKYLTGAAFTEAQGYKDGPGYGEPLETFALPFDVYGKHGTAGWPDIGKPEVEREAANQAIYTSAIKQVRQHLLPMVDPKKTLLTVYLNGLDESYFPEAWSRMVFYGNLFKKEYPEAKFRVDGGYNKDAMDVIGKSVTDWASHTINYNIDTVKTYQQMGIKDWLYGPMLYEAKLNSWVGSSTFIDLPLVNDRAISWACWKYKTFSWISWGVGAGWERGWYDPESWKDFYKEASEADAEFTYRTFNGNGSVIYKPGMVPNVSEPCPSIRLKTMRDGVQEYEYLRLLAKIDGNSKRADALVDQLIKEPFGEKSIGNLDVWSYDQEQWHKVRMELGALISAGKK, encoded by the coding sequence ATGACCCGATTTGCAAAACTGATCCTTTGTTTTTTAGCATTAACCGCATTCACCAGTGCGAATATATCGTTTGCTGCCGATCCCTGGCTGCTGCGCGCATTGCCATCCTCCGTACGGCTCGACCCGGTGAATAATGAGATTATCGAACACCGGTTCAAAGGCGTGCCGGCCAATGCATTGGGTAACGGAAATCTGCTGGATAAAAACTGGATCTACGACGGCAAGCAGGTGGCATTGCACGGCGCACGTGGGGAATATGTCTCTTTTCAGCTGGTTTTAACAAATACATCGGATGCCGAGCTGACAGGCATTCAGCTGGAAATGACGCCTTTTAAAAATGGAAATTCAGAACTGAATATCAAGCCCGAGCTTTTTCTGGAATGGTCGGTGAATGTACTGAGCACCAGCACGGGTTACCCCAGATCTACCCTCGGCAAAGGCTGGTATCCCGATGCGCTGATCCCATTTAAATTCCTTCAAACCGACTCCGCCAAAGTCCACGGCCGCTGGGTGTACCCTTTTAACCTGCCCGACTTTAATAACCGCATTACCAACCAAAAATCACAGATTGTTTGGGTAGATCAGTTTATTCCGCTGGATGTGCAAAAAGCGAAGCCGGGAACATACCAGAGCGTGATTACGGCCAGGATTGGCAATGAAAAAAAGCAGATTCCTGTGAGTCTGACGATTTGGGATTTTCAGCTGCCGAATGAAAATGCTTTCAAAGCCAGTTTGCAGCATGAAGGTTTTTTGAGCCGCATGGACGAAAAACAAGAACTGGCAGTCTATCAGCTTTTCAAAAGAAACCGCATTTCACTCATGGACCCGACTTACGATCCGGAAATCCAGGTCAAAAGCGGCAAAGTGGAAATTCGGTGGGACCAATTTGATAAAAGACTAAAAAAATACCTGACCGGCGCGGCTTTCACCGAGGCGCAGGGTTACAAGGACGGCCCCGGCTACGGCGAGCCGCTCGAAACATTTGCGTTACCATTTGATGTGTATGGAAAACATGGCACCGCTGGCTGGCCGGACATTGGCAAGCCCGAAGTGGAACGCGAAGCGGCCAATCAGGCCATTTACACGAGTGCTATTAAGCAGGTACGCCAGCATTTGCTGCCGATGGTGGACCCGAAAAAAACGTTGCTGACAGTTTATCTGAATGGTCTGGATGAATCCTACTTTCCGGAAGCCTGGTCGCGGATGGTATTTTATGGGAATTTGTTTAAAAAAGAATATCCCGAGGCCAAGTTCCGGGTCGACGGCGGCTATAATAAAGATGCGATGGATGTCATCGGAAAATCCGTTACCGACTGGGCGTCGCATACCATCAACTACAACATTGATACCGTAAAAACGTATCAACAAATGGGCATCAAAGACTGGCTTTACGGTCCGATGCTCTATGAAGCAAAACTCAACAGCTGGGTCGGCAGCTCGACATTTATCGATTTGCCGCTGGTTAACGACCGGGCGATCAGCTGGGCATGCTGGAAATATAAAACCTTTTCCTGGATCAGCTGGGGAGTGGGCGCCGGCTGGGAACGCGGCTGGTATGACCCTGAATCCTGGAAAGATTTTTACAAAGAAGCCTCCGAAGCCGACGCCGAATTCACCTACCGCACATTCAACGGAAACGGCTCAGTGATTTACAAACCGGGCATGGTGCCGAATGTCTCCGAACCCTGCCCGTCGATCCGGCTGAAAACCATGCGCGACGGGGTGCAGGAATACGAATACCTGCGTCTGCTGGCAAAGATCGACGGGAATTCCAAACGTGCGGATGCGCTTGTGGATCAGCTCATTAAAGAACCTTTTGGCGAAAAGTCCATCGGCAACCTGGATGTGTGGAGCTATGATCAGGAGCAGTGGCACAAAGTCCGGATGGAGCTGGGTGCGCTCATTTCTGCCGGCAAAAAGTAA
- a CDS encoding SIS domain-containing protein, with amino-acid sequence MMQINNELPTLDSDGDTHTQREILSQPELWGEVYQLIKNESAAIAGFLKPILQISNLRVVLTGAGTSGYIGESAQGTLQKQWRRPVQAVPTTEIVTRPEAVFIRPAPTLLISFARSGNSPESVETVRLADVHCDEVYHLIITCNREGALATMSTANPGKVYCLVLPEATNDKSLAMTSSFTCMLLSALLVAHIDTLQDEFSKVSKITEQGNVILDRKPLLETLAQKGFERVVFLGSGEMLGVAKECHLKLLELTDGKQLCMSDSFLGFRHGPRAFVNANTLVVYLFSRNPHILRYERDLVEDTARDPRNIASLQIGREDQITLSNGHAIALDIDQENPYQMIPVTLVGQLLGYYSAVHASINPDSPSASGSISRVVQGVNIYQEHDAKS; translated from the coding sequence ATGATGCAAATTAACAATGAACTGCCTACGCTCGACAGCGATGGAGATACACATACCCAAAGGGAAATCCTTTCCCAGCCGGAATTGTGGGGAGAAGTATATCAATTAATCAAAAATGAAAGCGCCGCGATTGCCGGTTTTCTGAAACCGATTCTGCAGATAAGCAATCTGAGGGTCGTGCTCACCGGCGCCGGTACCTCAGGCTATATCGGTGAATCTGCGCAGGGAACGCTGCAGAAGCAATGGCGCAGGCCGGTTCAAGCGGTACCGACCACCGAAATCGTGACCCGGCCCGAAGCGGTCTTTATCCGTCCGGCACCCACGTTGCTGATCTCCTTTGCAAGGTCGGGAAACAGTCCTGAAAGTGTAGAGACGGTGCGGCTGGCGGATGTGCACTGCGACGAGGTTTACCACCTGATCATTACGTGTAACCGCGAGGGTGCGCTGGCAACGATGAGCACGGCTAATCCGGGCAAAGTATACTGCCTTGTATTGCCGGAAGCAACCAACGACAAGAGCCTTGCCATGACAAGCAGCTTTACGTGTATGCTGCTCAGTGCATTGCTGGTAGCGCATATCGACACCCTGCAAGATGAATTTTCAAAAGTTAGTAAGATTACTGAACAGGGCAATGTGATTCTGGACCGGAAGCCTTTACTGGAAACACTCGCACAAAAAGGTTTTGAGCGCGTGGTTTTTCTGGGTTCGGGCGAAATGCTGGGTGTTGCCAAAGAGTGCCATCTGAAATTACTGGAACTGACGGACGGAAAACAGCTTTGCATGTCTGATTCTTTCCTCGGTTTCCGGCATGGACCCCGGGCGTTTGTGAATGCAAATACGCTGGTAGTCTATCTGTTTTCAAGAAACCCGCACATTCTCCGCTACGAGCGCGACCTGGTGGAAGACACCGCCCGTGATCCCCGCAATATCGCCTCCCTGCAGATAGGAAGGGAAGACCAAATTACGCTGTCAAACGGCCATGCAATTGCATTGGACATTGACCAGGAGAACCCTTATCAGATGATCCCGGTAACCCTTGTCGGGCAGCTGCTCGGATATTACAGTGCGGTGCACGCCAGCATCAATCCCGACAGCCCGTCTGCTTCCGGGTCCATCAGCAGGGTAGTGCAGGGTGTGAATATTTACCAGGAACATGATGCCAAATCCTAA